Proteins from a single region of Streptomyces griseiscabiei:
- a CDS encoding response regulator yields MTTQDRTDHSAGILLVDDMEDNLIALEAVLASLNEPLVRARSGEEAMKALLRQRFAVVLLDIRMPGMDGFETAAHIKRLDQTKDVPIIFLTGTDADAGYAFRGYATGAADYLTKPFDPWVLRAKVSVFLDLHRKTRALETLLANQREHAEQVNARLAALEKQLTTPTPDLTELRIQIRDLQALVESNRAL; encoded by the coding sequence ATGACCACTCAGGACCGGACCGACCACAGCGCGGGCATCCTCCTCGTCGACGACATGGAGGACAACCTGATCGCCCTGGAGGCCGTCCTGGCATCCCTCAACGAGCCGCTGGTACGCGCCCGTTCGGGCGAGGAGGCGATGAAGGCGCTGCTCCGGCAGCGCTTCGCCGTGGTCCTCCTCGACATCCGGATGCCCGGCATGGACGGCTTCGAGACCGCCGCCCACATCAAGCGCCTCGACCAGACCAAGGACGTCCCGATCATCTTCCTCACCGGCACGGACGCCGACGCCGGCTACGCCTTCCGCGGCTACGCCACCGGCGCCGCCGACTACCTCACCAAGCCCTTCGACCCCTGGGTGTTACGGGCGAAGGTCAGCGTCTTCCTCGACCTTCACCGCAAGACCCGCGCCCTGGAGACCCTGCTGGCGAACCAACGGGAACACGCGGAACAGGTCAACGCCCGCCTGGCCGCCCTGGAAAAACAACTGACCACACCCACACCGGACTTGACCGAGCTGCGCATACAGATACGCGACCTTCAAGCCTTGGTGGAGAGCAACCGCGCCCTTTAG
- a CDS encoding ATP-binding SpoIIE family protein phosphatase has protein sequence MGAIPTQRDIVSCASDTPARVGPETLYAAPSDPSSAAPAYAGVDRRAMAHLSLPGGPLAPGAARRFVGAALAEWAELDLPGAAALPARLVEDALVVVSELVTNAVVHAGTDVDLLCRLGRDDPTAAGWLLVEVSDHHPSRAVREEGAERPYLVERPYGDAEYGRGLRLVAALSEAWGITYRTGMKTVWARLSVDGAMAMAVDGSLAVEGAFEAYGDDAAGSGEEGREGGADHDGGGEAGAGEGDRGWDARAYAGCAGYAGEAGPGSGVSPADRIALAPRRTGERDREWLNRGALSFLAEASDLLAGQLDEDLVAALAGQLLVPRLADWCAVWLEDEGLGWRGGDGSFGPAPRLARVWHGSENRIEELRRALEQDPPRLPESVRSRAVPVPWPGAGTERGPEGGPEGGPETDATGEGGGPVDRTEAESETDSESEGKAEDEGGAALAYRLIAGGRPLGTLVIGRAGLLRFPDEVTGLVEDLSRRIALSIGAARQYARQATISRVLQRGLLPGAVAEIPGVSSALVYEPCDKGGPSGDFYDLFPAGRGRWCFAIGDVQGKGPEAAVVIGLARPWLRLLAREGYGVADVLDRLNQLLLDDATEAADAAARALVTAGDPGLVDPDGPQTRFLSLLYGELVPVPGGVRCTLASAGHPLPLLLGPDGDVRAVAEPQTLLGVIEDTEYVSETFELRCGDTLLCVTDGVTERRSGPHMFDDGDGLAVALSGCAGLDAQLIAERIRRLVHEFGERPPDDDLALLVLRAE, from the coding sequence GTGGGGGCCATTCCGACGCAACGGGACATCGTGTCCTGTGCTTCCGATACGCCGGCGCGCGTCGGGCCCGAAACCCTGTACGCCGCGCCGTCCGATCCATCATCCGCCGCGCCCGCGTACGCGGGCGTCGACCGGCGCGCGATGGCGCATCTGTCGCTGCCCGGGGGCCCGCTCGCGCCGGGAGCCGCCCGGCGCTTCGTCGGCGCCGCGCTCGCGGAGTGGGCGGAACTCGATCTGCCGGGAGCCGCCGCGCTGCCCGCCCGTCTCGTCGAGGACGCGCTCGTCGTGGTCAGCGAGCTGGTCACCAACGCGGTCGTCCACGCGGGCACGGACGTCGACCTCCTGTGCCGGCTCGGCCGCGACGACCCGACCGCCGCCGGGTGGCTGCTGGTGGAGGTCTCGGACCACCACCCCTCCCGTGCGGTGCGGGAGGAGGGCGCCGAACGCCCCTACCTCGTCGAACGGCCTTACGGGGACGCCGAGTACGGGCGCGGCCTGCGGCTCGTCGCCGCGCTCTCCGAGGCATGGGGGATCACCTACCGGACAGGCATGAAGACCGTGTGGGCGCGGCTGTCCGTGGACGGGGCGATGGCGATGGCGGTCGACGGTTCCCTGGCCGTGGAGGGCGCGTTCGAGGCGTACGGCGATGATGCGGCGGGGTCGGGGGAGGAGGGGCGCGAAGGGGGCGCGGACCATGACGGGGGCGGGGAAGCCGGTGCAGGCGAGGGGGACCGGGGCTGGGACGCGCGGGCGTACGCCGGTTGCGCCGGCTACGCCGGGGAGGCCGGCCCGGGGTCCGGCGTGAGCCCGGCGGACCGGATCGCCCTCGCGCCCCGGCGCACTGGGGAGCGCGACCGGGAGTGGTTGAACCGGGGCGCGCTCTCCTTCCTCGCCGAGGCGTCCGATCTGCTCGCCGGACAGCTGGACGAGGACCTGGTCGCCGCGCTCGCCGGGCAGCTGCTGGTGCCGAGGCTCGCCGACTGGTGCGCGGTGTGGCTGGAGGACGAGGGGCTCGGCTGGCGCGGCGGCGACGGCTCGTTCGGCCCGGCGCCTCGCCTCGCCCGCGTCTGGCACGGCAGCGAGAACCGCATCGAGGAACTCCGCCGGGCCCTGGAACAGGACCCGCCGAGACTGCCCGAGTCGGTGCGGTCGAGGGCGGTGCCGGTCCCCTGGCCGGGCGCCGGAACGGAGAGAGGGCCGGAGGGAGGGCCGGAGGGAGGGCCGGAGACCGATGCCACCGGGGAGGGTGGCGGGCCTGTGGATCGAACCGAGGCCGAGAGCGAGACCGACAGCGAGAGCGAAGGCAAGGCCGAAGACGAGGGCGGCGCCGCACTCGCCTACCGGCTGATCGCCGGCGGGCGGCCCCTCGGCACGCTCGTCATCGGCCGGGCCGGACTGCTCCGCTTCCCGGACGAGGTGACCGGGCTGGTCGAGGACCTCAGCCGGCGGATCGCGCTGTCCATCGGCGCGGCCCGCCAGTACGCCCGCCAGGCCACCATCAGCCGGGTCCTCCAGCGCGGACTGCTGCCGGGCGCGGTCGCCGAGATCCCCGGGGTGTCCAGCGCACTGGTGTACGAGCCGTGCGACAAGGGCGGACCCAGCGGCGACTTCTACGACCTCTTCCCGGCGGGCCGGGGCCGCTGGTGCTTCGCGATCGGCGACGTCCAGGGCAAGGGCCCCGAGGCGGCCGTGGTCATCGGCCTCGCCCGGCCCTGGCTGCGGCTGCTCGCCCGCGAGGGATACGGCGTGGCGGACGTGCTCGACCGCCTCAACCAGCTCCTCCTCGACGACGCCACCGAGGCCGCCGACGCCGCCGCCCGCGCCCTGGTCACGGCGGGCGACCCCGGCCTCGTCGACCCCGACGGCCCCCAGACCCGTTTCCTCTCCCTCCTCTACGGCGAACTCGTCCCCGTCCCCGGCGGCGTCCGCTGCACCCTCGCCTCCGCCGGGCACCCGCTGCCGCTGCTCCTGGGCCCCGACGGCGACGTACGGGCCGTGGCGGAGCCGCAGACGCTGCTCGGGGTGATCGAGGACACCGAGTACGTGTCCGAGACGTTCGAGCTGCGCTGCGGCGACACGCTGCTGTGTGTGACCGACGGGGTCACCGAGCGGCGCAGCGGTCCGCACATGTTCGACGACGGGGACGGCCTCGCCGTGGCGCTCTCCGGCTGCGCCGGCCTCGACGCCCAGCTGATCGCCGAACGCATCCGACGGCTCGTGCACGAGTTCGGGGAACGCCCGCCGGACGACGACCTGGCGCTGCTGGTGCTGCGGGCGGAGTAG
- a CDS encoding Uma2 family endonuclease has translation MTAVDERDMTRYFEELEPPEGVKVELLRGVIVMMASPDIVHNMIVADVQDQIPRSHWSRLQTQDIDVVTEPSEPVPDLVVVARDLLPSSGRLLPSQLVTMVVEVVSKSSVHQDYEVKRSIYAAGNVPAYLILDPIMGQCVLLTRPEGVGEEANYLTQQITKFGDLVALEILGVELDTSDFATLPDVRPHRYP, from the coding sequence ATGACCGCTGTGGACGAACGCGACATGACCAGGTACTTCGAGGAGCTTGAACCCCCCGAGGGTGTCAAGGTGGAGCTTCTCCGGGGGGTAATCGTGATGATGGCCAGCCCTGACATCGTGCACAACATGATTGTTGCCGATGTACAGGACCAGATTCCGCGATCGCACTGGTCTCGTCTTCAGACACAGGACATCGACGTTGTGACCGAGCCCAGTGAGCCTGTGCCGGATCTGGTGGTCGTCGCGCGGGACCTTTTGCCTTCTTCGGGTCGGCTGCTGCCGTCGCAGCTCGTCACCATGGTTGTGGAGGTCGTCTCTAAGTCCAGTGTTCATCAGGACTACGAGGTCAAGAGGTCGATCTACGCGGCGGGCAACGTGCCCGCGTATCTCATCCTTGACCCGATCATGGGGCAATGTGTCCTGCTGACTCGGCCCGAGGGGGTGGGAGAGGAAGCGAACTACCTGACGCAACAGATCACCAAGTTCGGTGACCTGGTGGCCTTGGAGATTCTGGGAGTCGAACTGGACACGAGTGACTTCGCCACGTTGCCCGACGTCAGGCCTCATCGCTACCCGTGA
- a CDS encoding HAMP domain-containing protein, producing MTAARDGSFTKIPEAGPAPVAELCALFNQIIDRSTHFGGEVQRVRRELVRHGRLDERLSASPGQGAWATRVDDVNQTLDALVAPAANATRVLDAVAGGDLTQRVDLHDGNRQLRGDLRRLGRAVNKMVDQLSLFTGEVTRVAREVGTEGRLGGRAKVRGLSGSWRDVTEAVNTMAARLTAQVRDIALVTTSVARGDLTRTVTVEATGELLELKLTVNTMVDQLSAFADEVTRVAREVGTEGQLGGRAQVRGVSGVWKDLTDNVNFMASNLTSQVRNIAQVTTAVANGDLSQKIMVDAQGEILELKSTINTMVDQLSAFADEVTRVAREVGTEGNLGGRAQVRGVSGVWKDLTDNVNFMADNLTSQVRNIALVSTAVAQGDLGKKITVEAKGEILELKSTINTMVDQLSAFADEVTRVAREVGTEGNLGGQAQVRGVSGVWKDLTDNVNFMALNLTSQVRNIAQVTTAVANGDLSKKITVDARGEILELKDTVNTMVEQLRAFADEVTRVAREVGTDGALGGRAQVLGVSGVWRDLTDNVNYMADNLTSQVRNIAQVTTAVANGDLSKKIDVDARGEILELKTAINTMVDTLSSFSSEVTRVAREVGSEGQLGGQARVEGVYGTWKRLTTNVNELASNLTTQVRAIAEVASAVAQGDMSRSITVETQGEVAELKDNINLMVANLRETTRAKDWLESNLARLAALMQGHRDLMEVADLILRELTPLVNAQYGAFYLADPDEDGASPLPVAPTKGLAFIAGYGAAQGATVETGGLPVHGLVAQAAREKKRILVEEAPPDYIKINSGLGEASPSSVVIIPILFEDKLLGVIELASFSRFSDVHLAFFDQFVNTIGVAINTIIANSRTESLLGESQRLAMQLQERSDELQMQQAELQRSNAELEEKAALLATSSQYKSEFLANMSHELRTPLNSLLILARLLSDNPDGHLTDQEVQFATTIHRSGSDLLQLINDILDLSKIEAGRMDVRPKRLPLIKLLDYVHATFRPLTLDRGLAFDVTVGDDVPREMYSDEQRLQQILRNLLSNAIKFTASGRVELTVARVKDPDHRFTREDHDAATAEVIAFAVSDTGIGIAAEKLPVIFEAFQQADGTTNRKYGGTGLGLSISREIAGLLGGRIIAESVPGKGSTFTLYVPVFSPGHGVTGHAAEEPGSLVPEQLTTEPYPAAHDSGTHDSDDTWPAPTKLEAWKAGRAGQVLPGRRVLIVDDDIRNVFALTHVLGRVGMPVLYAENGREGIETLERNPDVELVLMDIMMPEMDGYETISAIRRTPRWAGLPIVALTAKAMPGDREKSIVRGANDYVPKPVDVDQLLTVVCAVLDPEAAENEENEAPSP from the coding sequence ATGACCGCCGCACGCGACGGAAGCTTCACCAAGATCCCGGAGGCGGGCCCCGCACCGGTGGCGGAGCTGTGCGCGCTCTTCAACCAGATCATCGACCGCAGCACCCACTTCGGCGGCGAAGTGCAGCGCGTACGGCGGGAGTTGGTCCGGCACGGCCGGCTGGACGAGCGGCTCTCGGCCAGCCCCGGCCAGGGCGCCTGGGCGACCCGTGTCGACGACGTCAACCAGACGCTCGACGCCCTGGTCGCCCCCGCCGCGAACGCCACCCGGGTCCTGGACGCGGTGGCCGGCGGCGACCTGACCCAACGCGTCGACCTGCACGACGGCAACCGTCAACTCCGGGGCGATCTCCGGCGGTTGGGCCGCGCCGTGAACAAGATGGTCGACCAGTTGTCGCTGTTCACGGGTGAGGTGACCCGGGTGGCCCGCGAGGTCGGCACCGAGGGGCGCCTCGGCGGCCGGGCCAAGGTCCGTGGCCTGTCCGGGAGTTGGCGGGACGTGACGGAGGCGGTCAACACCATGGCCGCCCGACTGACCGCGCAGGTGCGGGACATCGCCCTGGTGACGACGTCGGTGGCGCGCGGCGACCTCACCCGTACGGTGACGGTCGAGGCGACCGGTGAGTTGCTCGAACTGAAGCTCACCGTGAACACGATGGTCGATCAGCTGTCCGCGTTCGCCGACGAGGTCACCCGCGTCGCCCGCGAGGTCGGCACCGAAGGGCAGCTCGGCGGCCGGGCCCAGGTCCGGGGCGTCTCCGGGGTGTGGAAGGACCTCACCGACAACGTCAACTTCATGGCGTCCAACCTGACTTCGCAGGTCCGCAACATCGCCCAGGTGACGACGGCCGTGGCGAACGGCGACCTCTCACAGAAGATCATGGTCGACGCGCAGGGCGAGATCCTGGAGCTGAAGTCGACGATCAACACGATGGTCGACCAGCTCTCCGCCTTCGCCGACGAGGTCACCCGCGTCGCCCGCGAGGTCGGCACCGAAGGCAACCTCGGCGGCCGGGCCCAGGTGCGCGGCGTCTCCGGCGTCTGGAAAGACCTCACCGACAACGTCAACTTCATGGCGGACAACCTGACTTCACAGGTCAGGAACATCGCCCTCGTGTCGACGGCCGTCGCCCAGGGCGACCTCGGCAAGAAGATCACGGTCGAGGCGAAGGGCGAGATCCTCGAACTCAAGTCGACGATCAACACGATGGTCGACCAGCTCTCCGCCTTCGCCGACGAGGTCACCCGCGTCGCCCGCGAGGTCGGCACCGAAGGCAACCTCGGCGGCCAGGCGCAGGTACGCGGCGTCTCCGGCGTCTGGAAGGACCTCACCGACAACGTCAACTTCATGGCCCTGAACCTGACTTCACAGGTCCGCAACATCGCCCAGGTCACCACCGCCGTCGCCAACGGCGACCTCTCCAAGAAGATCACCGTCGACGCGCGCGGCGAGATCCTGGAACTGAAGGACACCGTCAACACGATGGTGGAGCAGTTGCGGGCCTTCGCCGACGAGGTGACGAGGGTGGCCCGCGAGGTCGGCACCGACGGCGCGCTCGGCGGCCGGGCCCAGGTGCTGGGCGTGTCGGGTGTGTGGCGGGACCTCACCGACAACGTCAACTACATGGCGGACAACCTGACTTCACAGGTCAGGAACATCGCCCAGGTGACCACGGCGGTGGCCAACGGCGACCTCTCCAAGAAGATCGACGTGGACGCGCGCGGCGAGATCCTGGAGCTGAAGACAGCCATCAACACCATGGTCGACACCCTCTCCTCCTTCTCCTCCGAGGTCACCCGCGTCGCCCGCGAGGTCGGCTCCGAGGGCCAACTCGGCGGCCAGGCACGGGTGGAGGGCGTGTACGGCACCTGGAAGCGGCTGACGACGAACGTGAACGAACTCGCGTCGAACCTGACCACCCAGGTCCGCGCGATCGCCGAGGTCGCCTCCGCCGTGGCGCAGGGAGACATGTCGCGCTCGATCACGGTGGAGACGCAGGGCGAGGTCGCCGAGCTGAAGGACAACATCAACCTGATGGTGGCCAACCTCCGCGAGACCACCCGCGCGAAGGACTGGCTGGAGTCCAACCTCGCCCGGCTCGCCGCCCTGATGCAGGGCCACCGCGATCTGATGGAGGTCGCCGACCTGATCCTGCGCGAGCTGACCCCGCTGGTGAACGCCCAGTACGGCGCCTTCTATCTGGCCGACCCGGACGAGGACGGCGCATCCCCGCTCCCGGTGGCGCCCACCAAGGGACTGGCCTTCATCGCGGGCTACGGGGCGGCGCAGGGCGCGACCGTGGAGACCGGCGGCCTGCCCGTGCACGGTCTGGTCGCGCAGGCGGCCCGGGAGAAGAAGCGGATCCTGGTGGAGGAGGCCCCACCGGACTACATCAAGATCAACAGTGGGCTGGGGGAAGCGTCCCCGTCCAGCGTGGTGATCATCCCGATCCTCTTCGAGGACAAGCTCCTCGGGGTGATCGAGCTGGCCTCCTTCTCCCGCTTCTCCGATGTCCACCTGGCGTTCTTCGACCAGTTCGTGAACACCATCGGTGTCGCCATCAACACCATCATCGCCAACTCCCGCACGGAGTCCCTGCTCGGCGAGTCCCAGCGCCTCGCCATGCAGCTCCAGGAGCGCTCCGACGAACTCCAGATGCAACAGGCGGAGTTGCAGCGCTCCAACGCCGAACTGGAGGAGAAGGCCGCTCTGTTGGCCACCTCCTCCCAGTACAAGTCGGAGTTCCTGGCGAACATGTCCCATGAGCTGCGCACCCCGCTGAACTCCCTGCTGATCCTGGCGCGGCTGCTCTCCGACAACCCGGACGGCCATCTCACCGACCAGGAGGTGCAGTTCGCGACCACGATCCACCGCTCCGGCTCCGACCTCCTCCAGCTGATCAACGACATCCTCGACCTCTCGAAGATCGAGGCCGGCCGGATGGACGTACGCCCCAAGCGCCTCCCGCTCATCAAGCTGCTGGACTACGTGCACGCCACGTTCCGCCCGCTCACCCTCGACCGGGGCCTGGCCTTCGACGTCACGGTCGGCGACGACGTACCCCGCGAGATGTACTCCGACGAGCAGCGCCTCCAGCAGATCCTGCGCAACCTCCTGTCCAACGCGATCAAGTTCACCGCGTCCGGCCGGGTCGAGCTGACCGTCGCCCGCGTCAAGGACCCCGACCACCGCTTCACCCGCGAGGACCACGATGCCGCGACCGCCGAGGTGATCGCCTTCGCGGTCTCCGACACCGGGATCGGTATCGCGGCCGAGAAACTCCCGGTGATCTTCGAGGCGTTCCAGCAGGCCGACGGCACCACCAACCGCAAGTACGGCGGCACCGGCCTCGGCCTCTCCATCAGCCGGGAGATCGCCGGTCTGCTCGGCGGCCGGATCATCGCCGAGAGCGTCCCGGGCAAGGGCTCCACCTTCACGCTGTACGTGCCCGTCTTCAGCCCCGGCCACGGCGTGACCGGCCATGCCGCCGAGGAGCCCGGCAGCCTCGTACCCGAACAGCTGACCACCGAGCCGTACCCGGCCGCCCACGACAGCGGCACGCACGACAGCGACGACACCTGGCCCGCGCCCACCAAACTGGAGGCGTGGAAGGCGGGCCGCGCCGGTCAAGTGCTGCCCGGCCGCCGGGTGTTGATCGTCGACGACGACATCCGCAACGTCTTCGCGCTCACCCATGTACTGGGCCGTGTCGGGATGCCCGTCCTGTACGCGGAGAACGGCCGCGAGGGCATCGAGACCCTGGAGCGCAACCCGGACGTCGAACTCGTCCTGATGGACATCATGATGCCGGAGATGGACGGCTACGAGACGATCTCCGCGATCCGCCGCACCCCGCGCTGGGCGGGCCTGCCCATCGTCGCCCTCACCGCCAAGGCGATGCCCGGCGACCGCGAGAAGTCCATCGTCCGCGGCGCCAACGACTACGTACCGAAGCCGGTGGACGTCGACCAGCTGCTCACGGTCGTCTGCGCGGTCCTGGACCCGGAGGCCGCGGAGAACGAAGAGAACGAGGCACCCTCACCATGA
- a CDS encoding AMP-dependent synthetase/ligase, whose protein sequence is MSDTQTLIENRPPSVAALFLERVAATPDGEAYRYPVPPASGEGPSDWKSLSWAQSAERVYAVAAGLIELGVQPEQRVALASSTRIEWILADLGIMCAGAATTTVYPQTNAEESAYILSDSSSRVLIAEDAAQLAKAREKKAELPELTHVVVIDTEGADLSEDWVLSLAELEKRGAAYLEKKPDLIKEKVGAITKDQLATLIYTSGTTGRPKGVRLPHDNWSYMAKAIAATGLVSAEDVQYLWLPLAHVFGKVLTSGQIEVGHVTAVDGRIDKIIENLPVVQPTYMAAVPRIFEKVYNGVVAKARAGGPAKYKIFQWAAGVSREYAKASQDNFRRTGTASVPFALGAKHKVADTLVYAKLREAFGGRLRACVSGSVALAPEIGFFFAGAGIHILEGYGLTETSAASFVNPGEAYRTGTVGKPLPGCEVRIADDGEILLRGPGVMEGYHGLPEKTAEVLEADGWFHTGDIGELSPDGYLRITDRKKDLFKTSGGKYIAPTEIEGQFKALCPFTSNVMVIGADRNFCTALIALDELSIQAWAAENGLAGKSYEEVISAPATVEMVEGHVKQLNEGLQRWQTIKKFRLLPRDLDVEHGELTPSLKLKRPVVEKEYQHLIDEMYAGAREA, encoded by the coding sequence GTGAGCGACACACAGACCCTGATCGAGAACCGTCCGCCCTCGGTGGCGGCCCTCTTCCTGGAGCGCGTGGCGGCGACGCCCGACGGCGAGGCCTACCGCTACCCGGTGCCGCCGGCCTCCGGCGAGGGGCCCTCCGACTGGAAGTCGCTGAGCTGGGCGCAGTCGGCCGAGCGGGTGTACGCCGTCGCGGCCGGGCTGATCGAGCTGGGCGTGCAGCCTGAGCAGCGCGTCGCCCTCGCCTCGTCGACGCGTATCGAGTGGATCCTCGCCGACCTCGGCATCATGTGCGCCGGGGCCGCGACCACGACGGTCTATCCGCAGACCAACGCGGAGGAGTCCGCGTACATCCTCTCGGACTCCTCCAGCCGGGTCCTCATCGCCGAGGACGCGGCGCAGCTCGCGAAGGCCCGGGAGAAGAAGGCCGAGCTGCCCGAGCTGACGCATGTCGTCGTCATCGACACCGAGGGCGCGGACCTCTCCGAGGACTGGGTGCTCTCGCTGGCGGAGCTGGAGAAGCGCGGCGCCGCGTACCTGGAGAAGAAGCCCGACCTGATCAAGGAGAAGGTCGGCGCGATCACCAAGGACCAGCTGGCCACCCTCATCTACACCTCGGGCACCACCGGCCGCCCCAAGGGTGTCCGCCTTCCGCACGACAACTGGTCGTACATGGCGAAGGCGATCGCCGCGACCGGGCTGGTCAGCGCCGAGGACGTGCAGTACCTGTGGCTGCCGCTCGCGCACGTGTTCGGCAAGGTGCTCACCAGCGGTCAGATCGAGGTCGGGCACGTCACCGCGGTCGACGGCCGGATCGACAAGATCATCGAGAATCTGCCGGTCGTGCAGCCGACGTACATGGCGGCCGTGCCCCGCATCTTCGAGAAGGTCTACAACGGCGTCGTCGCCAAGGCCCGCGCGGGCGGCCCGGCCAAGTACAAGATCTTCCAGTGGGCGGCCGGGGTCTCCCGTGAGTACGCCAAGGCCAGCCAGGACAACTTCCGGCGCACCGGCACCGCCTCGGTGCCGTTCGCGCTGGGCGCGAAGCACAAGGTCGCCGACACGCTGGTGTACGCCAAGCTCCGCGAGGCGTTCGGCGGCCGGCTGCGGGCCTGTGTCTCCGGCTCGGTCGCGCTGGCGCCCGAGATCGGCTTCTTCTTCGCCGGCGCCGGCATCCACATCCTGGAGGGCTACGGCCTCACCGAGACCTCGGCGGCGTCCTTCGTGAACCCGGGCGAGGCGTACCGCACCGGTACGGTCGGCAAGCCGCTGCCCGGCTGTGAGGTGCGGATCGCGGACGACGGCGAGATCCTGCTGCGCGGTCCCGGTGTCATGGAGGGGTACCACGGGCTGCCGGAGAAGACGGCGGAGGTGCTGGAGGCCGACGGGTGGTTCCACACCGGGGACATCGGGGAGCTGTCGCCCGACGGGTATCTGCGGATCACCGACCGGAAGAAGGACCTGTTCAAGACCTCCGGCGGCAAGTACATCGCGCCGACCGAGATCGAGGGGCAGTTCAAGGCGCTGTGCCCCTTCACCTCCAACGTGATGGTGATCGGCGCGGACCGGAACTTCTGCACGGCCCTCATCGCGCTCGACGAGCTGTCCATCCAGGCGTGGGCCGCGGAGAACGGGCTGGCCGGGAAGTCGTACGAGGAGGTCATCTCGGCGCCGGCGACGGTGGAGATGGTCGAGGGGCATGTCAAGCAGCTCAACGAGGGGCTGCAGCGGTGGCAGACCATCAAGAAGTTCCGGCTGCTGCCGCGGGATCTCGATGTCGAGCACGGTGAGCTGACGCCGAGTCTGAAGTTGAAGCGGCCGGTGGTGGAGAAGGAGTACCAGCACCTCATCGACGAGATGTACGCGGGGGCTCGTGAGGCGTAG
- the hemW gene encoding radical SAM family heme chaperone HemW yields the protein MPSALPDGEPVPDDGALPAHALSGAAERPLGFYLHVPYCATRCGYCDFNTYTATELRGTGGVLASRDNYADTVVDEIRLARKVLGDDPRPVRTVFVGGGTPTLLAAGDLVRMLGAVREEFGLADDAEVTTEANPESVDPAYLETLRAGGFNRLSFGMQSARQHVLKILDRTHTPGRPEACVAEARAAGFDHVNLDLIYGTPGESDDDWRASLDAALGAGPDHISAYALIVEEGTQLARRIRRGEVPMTDDDVHADRYLIAEEMLSAAGFDWYEVSNWATSDAGRCLHNELYWRGADWWGAGPGAHSHVGGVRWWNVKHPGAYAGALAAGRSPGAGRELLADEDRRVERILLELRLREGCPLSLLREEGLAAAERALSDGLLDPGPYDEGRAVLTLRGRLLADAVVRDLVD from the coding sequence ATGCCTTCCGCACTCCCCGACGGTGAGCCCGTCCCCGACGACGGGGCGCTGCCCGCGCACGCCCTGTCCGGCGCGGCCGAGCGGCCTCTCGGGTTCTATCTGCACGTCCCGTACTGCGCGACCCGCTGCGGCTACTGCGACTTCAACACCTACACCGCGACCGAGCTGCGCGGTACCGGCGGCGTCCTCGCCTCCCGCGACAACTACGCGGACACGGTCGTCGACGAGATCCGCCTCGCCCGCAAGGTCCTCGGTGACGACCCGCGCCCGGTCCGGACGGTCTTCGTCGGCGGCGGCACGCCCACGCTGCTGGCCGCCGGTGATCTCGTACGGATGCTGGGGGCGGTCCGGGAGGAGTTCGGGCTCGCGGACGACGCGGAGGTGACGACCGAGGCGAACCCGGAGTCGGTCGACCCCGCCTATCTGGAGACCCTGCGCGCGGGCGGCTTCAACCGGCTCTCGTTCGGGATGCAGAGCGCGCGGCAGCATGTGCTGAAGATCCTCGACCGTACGCACACGCCGGGGCGCCCGGAGGCCTGCGTGGCGGAGGCGCGCGCCGCCGGCTTCGACCACGTCAACCTGGACCTGATCTACGGCACGCCGGGGGAGTCCGACGACGACTGGCGGGCCTCCCTGGACGCCGCGCTCGGTGCCGGGCCGGATCACATCTCGGCGTACGCGCTGATCGTGGAGGAGGGCACGCAGCTCGCGCGGCGCATCCGCCGGGGCGAGGTGCCGATGACCGACGACGACGTCCACGCCGACCGGTATCTGATCGCCGAGGAGATGCTCTCGGCGGCCGGGTTCGACTGGTACGAGGTCTCCAACTGGGCCACCTCCGACGCCGGGCGCTGCCTCCACAACGAGCTGTACTGGCGCGGCGCGGACTGGTGGGGCGCGGGGCCGGGCGCCCACAGCCACGTCGGCGGCGTCCGCTGGTGGAACGTGAAACACCCCGGCGCGTACGCGGGCGCACTGGCCGCCGGGCGCTCCCCCGGCGCGGGGCGTGAGCTGCTGGCGGACGAGGACCGGCGCGTCGAGCGCATCCTGCTGGAGCTGCGGCTGCGGGAGGGGTGCCCGTTGTCGCTGCTGCGCGAGGAGGGCCTCGCGGCGGCCGAGCGTGCCCTGTCCGACGGGCTGCTCGACCCGGGCCCGTACGACGAGGGGCGCGCGGTTCTCACCCTGCGCGGGCGGTTGCTGGCGGACGCGGTGGTGCGGGACCTGGTGGACTGA